In Lotus japonicus ecotype B-129 chromosome 5, LjGifu_v1.2, one genomic interval encodes:
- the LOC130719752 gene encoding pollen-specific leucine-rich repeat extensin-like protein 4: protein MTSYNFLFFLVVFLASMMLVPQALLVEAVNKPLSVTTPHRIYWPPPPEYQRYSASVKEVNEPLSVATQLRRQRPPPVSWLPLQNYQKYHPSIEEVNEPLSGTPPPHVYWPPPLPPPTDYRRYHPSIEDVKKPLPVAMPHRRIWSPPPIHEDATSLN from the coding sequence ATGACTTCTTATAATTTCTTATTCTTTCTAGTTGTGTTCCTTGCATCTATGATGCTTGTCCCTCAAGCGCTTCTTGTTGAAGCGGTTAATAAGCCATTGTCAGTCACCACGCCACATCGGATTTACTGGCCACCACCACCAGAATATCAAAGGTACTCTGCTTCAGTAAAAGAGGTTAACGAGCCATTGTCGGTTGCCACGCAACTTCGGAGACAAAGGCCTCCGCCAGTGTCTTGGCTGCCACTACAAAATTATCAAAAGTACCATCCTTCAATAGAAGAGGTTAACGAGCCATTGTCGGGAACACCGCCACCTCATGTTTACTGGCCACCACCATTGCCGCCACCAACAGATTATCGAAGGTACCATCCTTCAATAGAAGATGTTAAAAAGCCATTGCCAGTCGCCATGCCACATCGGAGAATTTGGTCACCACCACCAATACATGAAGATGCAACGAGCTTGAATTGA